The following proteins come from a genomic window of Heptranchias perlo isolate sHepPer1 chromosome 14, sHepPer1.hap1, whole genome shotgun sequence:
- the LOC137332604 gene encoding nucleophosmin-like, translating to MEDCELESAGPMRPQSFLFGCELKADEKEFRMEVDDDDSEHQLSLRTVSLGVGASDDLHLVEAEGLNFEGKITKVTLAALKMSVQPTVSLGGFEIAPPVTFRLKSGAGPVYISGQHLIALDDDDLDSDEEDDSVLENVMQKQAVKRPAAGAPKIMQKKMKVEDDDDDDDEEDEDDDDEEDDDDDDDDEDEEVEVPVKKPMQKTPLKGAPGPRGLPTKNGKTPNKSTPAANKLLKTPESNKKPSNKPQTPKTPKGPLTVEEIKAKLKISMEKGVSLPKLEPKFTNYITHGFRTEDPKVIKELWAWRQAMDGK from the exons ATGGAGGATTGTGAGCTGGAGAGCGCCGGGCCCATGAGGCCGCAGAGCTTCCTGTTCG GTTGTGAGCTCAAGGCAGATGAGAAAGAATTCAGGATGGAGGTTGACGACGACGACTCTGAGCACCAACTTTCcttgaggacg GTTAGTCTTGGTGTTGGTGCAAGTGATGATTTGCACTTGGTAGAAGCAGAAGGCTTAAATTTTGAAGGCAAGATTACGAAAGTCACACTGGCAGCGCTGAAGATGTCGGTACAGCCTACG GTTAGTTTGGGAGGATTTGAAATTGCGCCACCAGTGACGTTCCGACTCAAATCTGGGGCAGGTCCTGTGTACATCAGTGGGCAACACCTCATCG cattGGATGATGATGATTTGGATTCTGACGAAGAGGACGACAGTGTGCTGGAGAACGTCATGCAAAAACAAGCAGTAAAGCGACCAGCTGCCGGGGCACCCAAAATAATGCAG AAAAAAATGAAagtggaagatgatgatgatgacgatgatga GGAGGATGAGGACGACGATGATGAAGAGGACGATgacgacgatgatgatgatgaagacgaggaggtggaggtgcCTGTAAAAA AGCCTATGCAGAAAACTCCACTCAAAGGTGCACCTGGACCAAGGGGACTCCCAACCAAAAACGGCAAAACACCCAACAAATCCACACCGGCAGCTAACAAACTGTTAA agacaccaGAATCCAACAAGAAACCCAGCAATAAACCCCAGACACCCAAGACCCCAAAGGGACCGTTGACAGTTGAAGAGATCAAAGCAAAATTGAAGATTTCAATGGAAAAA GGTGTTAGCCTGCCCAAGCTGGAGCCCAAATTTACAAACTACATTACACATGGCTTCAGGACAGAGGACCCAAAG GTTATCAAGGAACTTTGGGCTTGGAGGCAAGCCATGGATGGGAAGTAA